A stretch of the Chitiniphilus purpureus genome encodes the following:
- the secB gene encoding protein-export chaperone SecB, which yields MSDEQQQEVQQPVFAIQKLYVKDISLEVPNAPAAFMEEEQPEFNIQFRNNARSFDNGFYEAALTVTASAKVADRTLFLVEATQGGLFSIENIPEQELDPLLGIGCPSILFPYLREAISDLTTRAGFPPLLLQPINFEAIYLQQRQAQAAQQANGEAQTTH from the coding sequence ATGAGCGACGAGCAACAACAGGAAGTCCAGCAGCCGGTATTTGCCATCCAGAAGCTGTACGTGAAGGACATTTCGCTGGAGGTGCCAAATGCCCCGGCGGCGTTCATGGAAGAAGAACAACCTGAGTTCAACATCCAGTTCCGCAACAATGCGCGCAGCTTCGACAATGGCTTCTACGAAGCAGCCCTGACAGTGACCGCCTCGGCCAAGGTGGCCGACCGCACGCTGTTCCTGGTCGAGGCCACCCAAGGCGGTCTTTTCAGCATCGAGAACATCCCCGAGCAGGAGCTGGATCCGCTGCTCGGCATCGGTTGCCCCAGCATCCTGTTCCCTTATCTGCGCGAAGCCATCAGCGATCTGACCACGCGCGCCGGTTTCCCCCCGCTGCTGCTGCAACCGATCAACTTCGAGGCCATCTATCTGCAGCAACGCCAAGCCCAGGCAGCCCAACAAGCCAATGGCGAAGCGCAGACTACTCATTAA
- the grxC gene encoding glutaredoxin 3 — MNKVLMYSTAVCPYCVMAERLLKARGVTEIEKIRVDMDPSLRLEMMQRTGRRTVPQIYIGDTHVGGYDDLAALDRANGLMPLLGDG; from the coding sequence ATGAATAAAGTACTGATGTATAGCACGGCCGTCTGCCCCTACTGCGTGATGGCGGAACGGCTGCTCAAAGCCCGTGGTGTGACCGAGATCGAGAAGATACGGGTCGACATGGATCCTTCACTGCGGCTGGAGATGATGCAGCGCACCGGCAGACGCACGGTGCCGCAGATCTATATCGGCGACACCCATGTCGGTGGATACGATGATCTTGCGGCACTCGATCGGGCCAACGGCCTCATGCCGTTGCTGGGTGACGGCTGA